In a genomic window of Lycium ferocissimum isolate CSIRO_LF1 chromosome 9, AGI_CSIRO_Lferr_CH_V1, whole genome shotgun sequence:
- the LOC132029604 gene encoding protein ANTAGONIST OF LIKE HETEROCHROMATIN PROTEIN 1-like has translation MKQLPSFPENSSFSQTYIREFLEKTLVQMNDNNLPNKRRRKRKEPIQETPSNENDVENQGVVKTKELKEIITSLLLLEEQEKSEQEGFVKEEEEKKLLFEANHKKTTQVMWDYYSDVQQHHSDLEQLDGVRKRKGRGNSAIACALGATVVEEEKNISSNNKANNNSEKGAPQRRLWVKNRSKAWWDQCNSPDFPEEEFKKAFRMGKDTFELICNELSSVVAKENTMLRDAVPVKQRVAVCIWRLATGEPLRLVSKRFGLGISTCHKLVLEVCTAIRTVLMPKYLQWPDEEKMRNIKDEYEAMSGIPNVVGSMYTTHIPIIAPKISVAAYFNKRHTERNQKTSYSITVQGVVDPRGVFTDVCIGWPGSMPDDQVLEKSALFQRANTGLLNGVWIVGSSGYPLMDWVLVPYTQQHLTWTQHAFNEKIGEVQRIGKEAFVRLKRRWSCLQKRTEVKLQDLPVVLGACCVLHNICEMRNEEMDPELNFELVDDEMVPEIQLRSNTARLARDAIAHNLLHHNHAGTSFLS, from the coding sequence ATGAAGCAACTCCCTTCTTTCCCAGAAAATTCTAGCTTTTCCCAAACCTATATCCGTGAATTCCTTGAAAAAACACTTGTTCAAATGAATGATAACAACTTGCCCAATAAACGTCgtcgaaaaagaaaagaaccaaTTCAAGAAACCCCAAGTAATGAAAATGATGTGGAAAATCAAGGTGTTGTGAAAACAAAGGAGCTAAAAGAGATAATAACATCATTGTTGTTacttgaagaacaagaaaagtcTGAACAAGAGGGATTTGTTaaggaagaggaagagaaaaAACTGTTATTCGAAGCGAATCACAAGAAAACAACTCAAGTGATGTGGGATTATTACTCAGATGTTCAACAGCATCATTCGGATTTAGAACAGTTAGATGGTGTTCGTAAAAGAAAAGGGCGAGGGAATTCTGCTATTGCTTGTGCCCTTGGTGCTACAGTtgttgaagaggaaaaaaacaTTTCGAGTAACAATAAAGCGAATAATAACAGCGAAAAAGGCGCCCCCCAAAGGAGGTTGTGGGTAAAGAACAGATCAAAAGCTTGGTGGGATCAATGTAACAGTCCTGATTTCCCTGAAGAGGAATTCAAGAAAGCGTTTCGAATGGGGAAAGATACATTTGAGCTTATATGTAATGAATTGAGTTCTGTCGTCGCAAAAGAGAATACTATGTTAAGAGATGCTGTGCCTGTGAAGCAACGTGTCGCGGTTTGTATATGGAGATTGGCTACTGGTGAGCCTCTTAGGTTGGTTTCCAAGAGGTTCGGGTTAGGGATTTCGACTTGCCATAAGTTGGTGCTAGAGGTTTGTACTGCGATTAGGACTGTTTTGATGCCTAAGTATCTGCAATGGCCTGATGAAGAGAAAATGAGGAATATAAAGGATGAGTATGAGGCTATGTCAGGGATCCCTAATGTTGTTGGATCAATGTATACAACTCATATACCGATAATTGCTCCGAAAATTAGTGTTGCAGCTTATTTTAATAAGAGGCATACGGAGAGGAATCAGAAGACGTCGTACTCGATTACTGTGCAAGGTGTTGTTGATCCGAGGGGTGTGTTTACTGACGTGTGTATCGGTTGGCCTGGTTCGATGCCTGATGATCAGGTACTTGAAAAATCCGCCCTTTTTCAAAGGGCGAATACAGGGTTATTGAATGgtgtttggattgttgggagTAGTGGATACCCTTTGATGGATTGGGTTTTAGTGCCTTATACACAACAGCATTTGACTTGGACTCAACATGCTTTTAATGAGAAGATTGGTGAGGTTCAGAGAATCGGGAAAGAGGCGTTTGTGAGGTTGAAAAGGAGATGGTCTTGTTTGCAGAAAAGAACAGAGGTGAAACTTCAAGATTTGCCTGTGGTGTTAGGGGCGTGCTGCGTCTTGCATAATATATGCGAGATGAGGAACGAGGAGATGGATCCGGAGCTTAACTTTGAGCTCGTTGATGATGAGATGGTTCCCGAGATTCAATTGAGATCGAATACTGCTAGGCTTGCGAGGGATGCCATTGCTCATAATCTTTTGCACCATAACCATGCTGGTACTTCTTTCTTGTCATGA